One Dictyostelium discoideum AX4 chromosome 3 chromosome, whole genome shotgun sequence genomic region harbors:
- the nagB gene encoding glycoside hydrolase family 20 protein codes for MINKFLTIFLIFSIVIIKVLSQSSNEQPLNVVPYPQEVTMIGCNIPLSVGSISIKSNIESTILSISISRYQSLFFPFVSNNVLKDSSSNIELSLIIASDDETLELGIDESYFLLVNQDTYQIKANTIYGAMRGLETFKQMVVYDVVENSYSLTCAEVVDYPTYQWRGLLVDNARHFLPKNMVLHIIDSMGYNKFNTMHWHLIDTVAFPVESKTYPKLTEALLGPGAIITHDDILEVVAYAKTYGIRVIPEFDVPGHSASWGVGYPELLSNCPGYPQSSIPLDCSNPYTYSFLENFFSEIAPLFQDSYFHTGGDELVIDCWANDTSIQKWMKTNNYNTSDAFQYFEDQLDVILKSINRTKIAWNDVLQHGVKFDKETTLVQTWTNINDLRDVLAAGYKTITSFFFYLDRQSPTGNHYHYEWQDTWEDFYASDPRLNITSNAENILGGEATMFGEQVSTVNWDARVWPRAIGISERLWSATEINNITLALPRIGQFSCDMSRRGISSGPLFPDFCSLPDDLSFSFKPVYQLSKDEIKLILKKK; via the coding sequence atgataaataaatttttaacaatttttttaatattttcaattgtaataattaaagttttatcaCAATCATCAAATGAACAACCATTAAATGTAGTACCATATCCACAAGAAGTTACAATGATTGGTTGTAATATTCCATTATCAGTAGgatcaatatcaattaaaagtaatattGAATCAACAATATTAagtatttcaatttcaagaTATCAGAGTTTATTTTTCCCATTTGTTtcaaataatgttttaaaagataGCTCTTCAAATATCGAgttatcattaattattgCAAGTGATGATGAAACACTTGAATTGGGTATTGATGAAAGTTACTTTTTATTAGTGAATCAAGACACTTATCAAATAAAAGCCAATACAATCTATGGTGCAATGAGAGGTTTAGAAACATTCAAACAAATGGTAGTTTATGATGTTGTAGAAAATAGTTACTCATTGACATGTGCTGAAGTTGTAGACTATCCAACCTATCAATGGAGAGGATTGTTGGTTGATAATGCCCGTCATTTCCTTCCAAAGAATATGGTACTTCATATTATTGACTCGATGGgttataataaattcaatactATGCATTGGCATTTAATAGATACTGTTGCATTCCCAGTGGAATCGAAAACCTATCCAAAGTTAACTGAAGCATTACTTGGACCTGGTGCAATTATTACACATGATGATATTTTAGAGGTGGTTGCCTATGCTAAAACCTATGGAATTCGTGTGATTCCTGAATTTGATGTTCCAGGCCATTCTGCATCATGGGGTGTAGGCTATCCAGAGCTGTTATCCAATTGTCCAGGCTATCCACAAAGTTCAATTCCATTAGATTGTTCAAATCCATACACTTATAGTTTTCTTGAAAACTTTTTCTCAGAGATTGCACCTCTATTCCAAGATAGTTATTTCCATACTGGTGGTGATGAATTGGTAATTGATTGTTGGGCCAATGATACTTCAATTCAAAAATGGATGAAAACTAATAACTATAATACTTCTGATgcttttcaatattttgaaGATCAATTAGATGTAATTTTGAAATCAATTAATCGTACTAAAATCGCCTGGAATGATGTACTTCAACATGgtgttaaatttgataaagaaACTACTTTGGTTCAAACTTGgacaaatattaatgatcTAAGAGATGTACTAGCCGCTGGTTATAAAACTATAACATCGTTCTTTTTCTATTTAGATAGACAATCACCAACTggaaatcattatcattatgaATGGCAAGATACTTGGGAAGATTTCTATGCATCAGATCCAAGATTAAATATTACTTCAAATGCTGAAAATATTTTAGGTGGTGAAGCTACTATGTTTGGTGAACAAGTTAGTACCGTCAATTGGGATGCCAGAGTTTGGCCAAGAGCTATTGGTATCTCTGAAAGATTATGGTCTGCtactgaaattaataatatcactCTTGCTCTCCCTCGTATTGGCCAATTCTCTTGTGATATGTCTCGTCGTGGTATTTCCTCTGGTCCATTATTCCCTGATTTTTGCTCATTACCTGatgatttatctttttcttttaaaccagtttatcaattatcaaaagatgaaattaaattaattttaaaaaaaaaataa
- the rabS gene encoding Rab GTPase, with protein MAKMDHDYRLNIVLVGDNQCGKSFLLSRYCDGMFVENGIQLWHGIEIKNKIIELKNQSTNEIVKVKLMIFDGNGGCKFKELFYENYLKHQHGFIIMYDVTNLESFNNLSNWISKIKNSYQTSNLYPSPEPILFIVGNKCDLIDDSKITTIVDLKKPQEFCDSLSIPSIHNVSVKENINVDLIFQKLSQLIMDTYPPPKISEIKKIKNVDSGGDSINNCIIN; from the coding sequence atggCTAAAATGGATCATGATTACCGattaaatattgttttgGTAGGAGATAATCAATGTggaaaatcttttttattgaGTAGATATTGTGATGGTATGTTTGTAGAAAATGGAATACAACTTTGGCAtggaattgaaattaaaaataaaattattgaattgaaaaatcaatcaaCAAACGAAATTGTCAAagtgaaattaatgatatttGATGGAAATGGTGGGtgcaaatttaaagaattattttatgAAAACTATTTAAAACATCAACATGGTTTTATAATAATGTATGATGTTACAAATTtagaatcatttaataacCTATCAAATTggatttcaaaaattaaaaattcatatcAAACTTCAAATCTTTATCCATCACCTGAACCAATACTATTTATTGTAGGAAATAAATGTGATCTTATAGATGATTCAAAGATTACTActattgttgatttaaaaaagcCTCAAGAATTTTGTGACTCTTTATCAATACCATCCATTCATAATGTTTCtgtaaaagaaaatataaatgttgatttaatatttcaaaaattatctCAATTAATTATGGATACTTATCCTCCACCTAAAATTtctgaaataaaaaaaattaaaaatgttgatagtggtggtgattctattaataattgtataataaattaa
- a CDS encoding hypothetical protein (Group-specific antigen) codes for MAKTYALSQLTFHTYINTTSQHNSIENNIVKFVFNTKSKNSLSLQRRQNNYINGGLNLWNLKTRELAQKAWLFERYLHQRVSNTPSSYIKLWEEELRNNNNNKTTTKQNQLQLQLHWQCKQAWTQLKTPQNKQTHYEHLPKLKKIYEDMMTTQSPEHNKFIPTPGQKEIMTKINSKHLPFKEIKKIINMKGRDLLWRYTLKALPKIYNMPCQQCGEDETSEHIFFNCKAHIKNTQEIFNYTLTKCGHTTHTWNVKILNHLQIALVANLIAIIFERIWHKRNKLIHDEKEIIIHRQQVIRELIKTQRAAWDRTQAVINKTLRIKSKQRPEEQNKLDSLISLKLLQFSRQWNSPLHAIELPKHLKKYNNSLSTFYK; via the coding sequence ATGGCAAAAACATATGCACTATCTCAGTTAACGTTCCACACTTACATCAACACCACATCACAACACAATAGTATTGAAAATAACATCGTAAAATTCGTTTTCAACACAAAATCTAAAAACTCTCTTTCACTACAAAGAAGACAAAACAACTATATCAATGGTGGCCTAAACTTATGGAACCTGAAGACAAGAGAACTAGCACAGAAAGCATGGTTATTCGAAAGATACCTCCACCAAAGAGTAAGTAACACTCCTAGTTCATATATAAAACTGTGGGAAGAGGAACTcagaaacaacaacaacaacaaaacaacaacaaaacaaaatcaactacaactacaactacactGGCAATGCAAGCAAGCATGGACCCAATTAAAAACTCCacaaaataaacaaacacACTACGAACACCtcccaaaattaaaaaaaatatacgaGGATATGATGACAACTCAATCTCCAGAACACAACAAATTCATACCAACTCCTGgccaaaaagaaataatgacCAAAATTAATAGCAAACACCTTccatttaaagaaatcaaaaaaataataaacatgaAAGGTAGAGATCTATTATGGAGATACACACTGAAAGCATTACCAAAAATATACAACATGCCATGCCAACAGTGTGGGGAAGATGAGACTTCAGAACATATATTCTTCAACTGCAAAGCCCACATCAAAAACACACAAGAAATATTCAACTACACCCTAACTAAGTGTGGACACACCACTCACACCTGGAATGTGAAGATTTTAAACCATCTACAAATCGCACTAGTAGCCAATTTAATAGCTATTATATTCGAAAGAATCTGGCACAAAAGAAATAAACTCATTCacgatgaaaaagaaataataattcacagACAACAAGTCATACGTGAACTGATTAAAACACAAAGAGCTGCATGGGACAGGACACAAGCGGTTATAAACAAAACATTAAGAATCAAATCAAAGCAACGGCCAGaagaacaaaataaattagactCACTAATCTCGCTAAAGCTATTACAATTTAGCAGACAATGGAACTCACCTCTTCACGCAATAGAACTTCCGAAACAtctcaaaaaatacaataattcaCTCAGTActttctataaataa
- the rbbD gene encoding WD-40 repeat-containing protein — protein MTTQMEDVEEKVINEEYKIWKRHTPFLYDMVITHALEWPSLTVAWLPVKTSQPNKPYSIEKVILGTHTSDEEQNYLMVAKVHLPVDEASIESLKYDDTKGEVGGIGNVSEKIEIIQKINHEGEVNRARVMPQNHSIIATKTVSSEVYIFDTTKHPLEPTPDGKCSPNLKLTGHKKEGYGISWNPRKEGHLLSCSDDQSICMWDISAASKSDSTLDALNIYNGHTSIVEDVAWHYIHDTFFGSVGDDKKLMIWDTRTGTKPIHVVEAHNSEVNCLSFNPFCEFLVATGSTDKTVALWDMRNLGNRLHSLISHTDEVFQVQFSPHNETVLASCGSDRRVNVWDLSRIGEEQNNEDAADGPPELLFIHGGHTSKISDFSWNPNDPWSIASVAEDNILQIWQMAENIYNDREDDLENSKVTNAQIGE, from the exons atgacaacACAAATGGAAGATGTTGAAGAAAAAGTTATTAATGaagaatataaaatttggaaaagaCATACACCATTTCTTTATGATATGGTTATAACTCATGCACTTGAGTGGCCATCACTTACAGTTGCATGGCTACCTGTAAAAACATCACAACCAAATAAACCATATAGTattgaaaaagttattttaGGTACACATACATCAGATGAAgaacaaaattatttaatggtaGCAAAAGTTCATTTACCAGTTGACGAAGCTTCaattgaatctttaaaatatgaTGATACTAAAGGTG aggttGGTGGTATTGGTAATGTTTcagaaaaaattgaaattattcaAAAGATTAATCATGAAGGTGAAGTTAATAGGGCAAGAGTTATGCCACAAAATCATAGTATTATAGCAACTAAAACAGTATCATCAGAGGTTTATATATTTGATACAACCAAACATCCATTGGAACCAACACCTGATGGTAAATgttcaccaaatttaaaGTTAACAGGTCATAAGAAAGAAGGTTATGGTATAAGTTGGAATCCAAGAAAGGAAGGTCATCTTTTGAGTTGTTCAGATGATCAATCAATTTGTATGTGGGATATTTCAGCAGCATCAAAATCAGATTCCACTTTGGATGCATTAAACATTTACAATGGTCATACATCAATTGTTGAAGATGTAGCATGGCATTATATTCACGATACATTTTTTGGATCAGTAGGCGATGATAAGAAACTTATGATTTGGGATACTCGTACTGGAACAAAACCAATTCACGTTGTTGAAGCACATAATAGCGAAGTCAATTGTTTATCATTCAATCCATTTTGTGAGTTTTTAGTTGCAACTGGTTCAACCGATAAGACCGTTGCTCTTTGGGATATGCGTAATTTAGGTAATCGTCTTCATTCTTTAATCTCTCATACTGATGAAGTGTTTCAAGTTCAATTTTCACCACATAATGAAACGGTTTTGGCAAGTTGTGGTTCTGATCGTCGTGTAAACGTTTGGGATCTCTCTAGAATAGGTGAAGAACAAAACAATGAAGATGCTGCCGATGGTCCACCAGAACTTTTATTCATTCATGGTGGTCATACTAGTAAAATTTCAGACTTTTCTTGGAATCCAAATGATCCTTGGTCAATTGCTTCCGTTGCTGAAGATAATATTCTTCAAATTTGGCAAATGGctgaaaatatttataatgatCGTGAAGATGATCTTGAAAATAGTAAAGTTACAAATGCTCAAATTggtgaatga
- a CDS encoding tatD-related DNAse, whose product MKFIDIGVNLTDPMFIGQYNNNGKQYHEADLKQVLERAWSIGMEKIIITSGRLSEVKESLELIKTYSEENNNNNKNRLFTTIGVHPTRCSQELINTTNGNDEIKKEYIEELLTIYNENKEKIIAIGEFGLDYDRLEFCSKEIQLKCFEYQFQLSERTELPLFLHLRGAAESGACSDFIDIIKRNRSRFTVGVVHSFTGTLDELNKLLELDDGIYIGVNGCSLKTQENLDVVSKIPINRLMIETDAPWCDIRKTHSSFKYIKTNFPTLKRDKFKLGSCVQNRNEPCNIINVLEVISGLNGGNMEEISDQIYKNTIKVFFPDLENK is encoded by the exons atgaaatttattgatattgGTGTTAACTTAACAGACCCTATGTTCATAGgtcaatataataataatggtaaacaATATCATGAAGCAGATTTAAAACAAGTTTTAGAGAGAGCATGGTCAATTGGAAtggaaaaaattattattacttcaGGAAGATTAAGTGAAGTTAAAGAATcattagaattaattaaaacttaTAGTGaagaaaacaacaacaacaataaaaatagacTATTTACAACAATTGGTGTACATCCAACAAGGTGTTcacaagaattaattaataccactaatggtaatgatgaaatcaaaaaagaatatattgaagaattattaacaatttataatgaaaataaagaaaagataATTGCAATTGGTGAATTTGGTTTAGATTATGATAGATTGGAATTTTGttcaaaagaaattcaattgaaatgttttgaatatcaatttcaattatcaGAGAGAACAGAATTACCTTTGTTTTTACATCTTCGAGGTGCGGCTGAAAGTGGTGCATGTTCAGATTTCATTGAtatcattaaaagaaatagaaGTAGATTCACTGTTGGTGTAGTTCATTCTTTTACTGGTACTTTggatgaattaaataaactattggaATTGGATGATGGCATTTATATTGGTGTAAATGGTTGTTCTTTAAAAACTCAAGAGAATTTAGATGTAGTTTCAAAAATTCCAATCAATAGATTAATGATTGAAACTGATGCACCTTGGTGTGATATTCGTAAAACTCATTcaagttttaaatatattaaaaccaattttcCAACTTTAAAAAgagataaatttaaattaggTTCTTGTGTTCAAAATAGAAATGAACCATGTAATATTAT aaatGTTTTAGAAGTTATTTCTGGTTTAAATGGTGGGAATATGGAAGAAATATCAGATcagatttataaaaatactaTAAAAGTGTTTTTTCCAGATctggaaaataaataa
- the pemtA gene encoding phosphatidylethanolamine N-methyltransferase translates to MIVEHAIDYIDYLMNYVDFTEKYFLLTIACVVFNPTWWNITARMEYKTKFMTKICGSKENGCYLLAFLIFSLGILRDWLFSEALIRQPIFQEFDRFEVEVLSYILYGFGGILVLAAYLKLGITGTYLGDYFGILMKERVTGFPFNVMNNPMYNGSVMLFIAHALSYKSVAGLVLSFVVYVVYKFALIFEESFTNYIYSTAAANAAKKNKSKSK, encoded by the exons atgattgTTGAACACGCAATTGATTATATcgattatttaatgaattatgTAGATTTTACAGAGAAATATTTCTTATTAACAATTGCATGCGTTGTATTCAACCCAACATGGTGGAATATTACAGCAAGAATGGAatataaaactaaatttatGACAAAGATTTGTGGAAGTAAAGAAAATGGTTGTTATTTATTAGCattcttaattttttcattaggTATATTGCGTGATTGGTT attttcagAAGCATTAATTAGACAACCAATTTTCCAAGAATTTGATAGATTTGAAGTTGAAGTTTTatcatatattttatatggtTTTGGTGGTATTTTAGTATTAGCAGCATATTTGAAATTAGGAATTACTGGTACATATTTAGGTGATTATTTTGGTATTTTAATGAAAGAAAGAGTTACTGGTTTCCCATTCAATGTTATGAATAATCCAATGTACAATGGATCTGTAATGTTATTTATTGCACATGCTCTCTCTTATAAAAGTGTTGCTGGTTTAGTTTTATCTTTTGTTGTCTATGTAGTTTATAAATTTGCTTTAATCTTTGAAGAATCTTTTAcgaattatatttattcaaCTGCTGCTGCTAATGCtgctaaaaaaaataaatcaaaatcaaaataa
- a CDS encoding hypothetical protein (Similar to Dictyostelium discoideum (Slime mold). histidine kinase A), producing MKQNNGSINNNNNKNNLLSISNESPKLWANHFRVITKNISPQTSPILISPPQSPPLLPNNKNNNKNNNNNNNNNNNNNNNNNNNNNNNNNNNNNSNNNNNNNKNNINNNFNNNFNNNNNNNNNNNNNNNNNNNNNNNNNNNNNNNNNNNNSNNNNNNINLPFLIPQQKQPSPYQSPLSTPFQSPLPTPSPLLLNSPLPSPNQSPRQTLTNNQSPRLNQQSGEINQRQEPTVHRSYKKRTPTPTPYSPSNKNVNNTNNNNDSNNNNNDSNNNNNDPNNNNNDSNNNNNNDSNNNNNNNSNNKNKNKNKNKNNYNNSNNNSNNNNNNPNNNNNNSNNNNNNNSNDNIEPNLTNQNDSIQYRKELEIQKAYKRSLGSSNNPNNNNNKNNNNNNNNSNNNHQPMKITFSHNYYDDFSDSKEELPPLPILNDKCKNSKFNYECKLPVCIVCRNGIPPSFINEKPFWVHILYLTLYSLNKSAEYIEENFPGKDYIHFENKKVADGKRFFKLLKDIFKFIEDHWDLICFKSKDSNWGHIAGMTLSHYPILFENGYSSFDSTGYWSISDTSVDPYSVSFLSDL from the exons atgaaacaaaataatggctctatcaataataataataataaaaataatctcttatcaatatcaaatgAATCTCCAAAATTATGGGCAAATCATTTCAGAGTTATAACAAAAAACATTTCACCACAAAcatcaccaattttaatatcacctccacaatcaccaccattattaccaaataataaaaataataataaaaataataataataataataataataataataataataataataataataataataataataataataataataataataataataatagtaataataataataataataataaaaataatattaataataattttaataataattttaataataataataataataataataataataataataataataataataataataataataataataataataataataataataataataataataataataataatagtaataataataataataatattaatttaccatttttaataCCACAACAGAAACAACCATCACCTTATcaatcaccattatcaacTCCATTCCAATCACCTTTACCAACTCCATCACCACTTTTATTAAACTCACCACTCCCATCACCAAATCAATCGCCACGCCAAACTTTAACAAATAACCAATCACCACGTTTGAATCAACAGTCGGGGGAAATAAATCAACGCCAAGAACCAACTGTTCATAGATCATACAAAAAAAGAACTCCTACTCCTACACCTTATTCgccatcaaataaaaatgtaaataataccaacaacaataatgattccaacaacaacaataatgattccaacaacaacaataatgatcccaacaacaataataatgattccaacaacaacaacaataatgattccaacaacaataataataataattccaataataaaaataaaaataaaaataaaaataaaaataattataataattcaaataataattcaaacaataataataataatccaaataataataataataattcaaataataataataataataattccaatgataatattgaacctaatttaacaaatcaaaatgattcaattcaATACCGTAAAGAATTAGAAATACAAAAAGCATATAAGAGATCATTGGGTTCGTCAAacaatccaaataataacaataataaaaataataataataacaataataatagtaataataaccatCAACCAATGAAAATTACTTTTAGtcataattattatgatGATTTTTCAGATTCAAAAGAAGAACTACCTCCActaccaattttaaatgataaatgtaaaaatagtaaatttaattatgaaTGTAAATTACCTGTTTGTATTGTTTGTAGAAATGGTATACCACcttcatttataaatgaaaaaccattttg ggTACACATTCTATATTTAACTTtatattcattaaataaGTCTGCTGAATATATTGAAGAAAATTTTCCAGGTAAAGATTATATTCATTTCGAGAATAAAAAAGTTGCAGATGGTAAaaggttttttaaattactaaaagatatttttaaatttattgaagATCATTGGGacttaatttgttttaagaGTAAAGATTCTAATTGGGGTCATATTGCTGGTATGACACTATCACATTatccaattttatttgaaaatggaTACTCATCATTTGACAGCACTGGCTATTGGTCAATTTCAGACACTTCTGTTGATCCTTATTCAGTTAGTTTTTTATCAGATTTATAA